One window of the bacterium genome contains the following:
- a CDS encoding CsgG/HfaB family protein: MKKIILGFLILTIAGCGQVNPYRVTNFFVDKEAVFELRAQRIAVLPFENTSGDYSAGPKVTDEFNLQLGKLGDFDLVERIRIETLYKEQDFDPNRIDQETAVKIGKMLGAHGVILGQVIEYSKGKVGISIRLVNVETGKQIWQARDTLYGGDRRVKILVDGFRQKMRLKRDKEFLTQILCQLLAETFKEGR; this comes from the coding sequence ATGAAGAAAATAATTTTGGGATTTTTGATTCTAACTATCGCTGGTTGTGGTCAGGTAAATCCTTATCGAGTAACTAATTTTTTTGTGGATAAAGAGGCAGTATTTGAATTACGCGCTCAACGAATAGCTGTTTTACCTTTTGAAAATACAAGCGGTGATTATTCTGCCGGACCAAAGGTTACTGATGAATTTAATCTACAACTGGGGAAATTAGGGGATTTTGATTTAGTTGAAAGAATAAGAATTGAGACACTTTATAAAGAACAGGATTTTGACCCAAACCGAATTGACCAGGAAACTGCCGTCAAAATTGGTAAAATGTTAGGTGCTCATGGTGTTATTCTTGGCCAGGTGATTGAATATAGCAAAGGTAAAGTCGGAATTAGTATCAGATTGGTAAATGTAGAAACCGGCAAACAAATCTGGCAGGCAAGAGATACACTTTATGGTGGAGATAGACGGGTGAAGATATTAGTTGATGGCTTTCGGCAAAAAATGAGATTGAAAAGGGATAAGGAATTTTTAACCCAAATCCTATGCCAATTATTAGCCGAAACCTTTAAAGAAGGCAGATGA